A genomic window from Salvia hispanica cultivar TCC Black 2014 chromosome 5, UniMelb_Shisp_WGS_1.0, whole genome shotgun sequence includes:
- the LOC125189156 gene encoding probable serine/threonine-protein kinase PIX13 → MGICFSSASVDQSPPQSTNQFSSVATSEATMRSTMTSSSGGSSSTISAGSCGGSFSPAGKMLEQPNLRVFTLAELKAATRNFRSDSVLGEGGFGKVYKGWVEDRATGKTTIIAVKKLNSESMQGFQEWQSEVNFLGRLSHPNLVKLLGYGLEDTELLLVYEFMAKGSLENHLFGRGASVQPLPWDIRLKILIGAARGLAFLHASDRKVIYRDFKASNILLDGSYHAKISDFGLAKNGPTASKSHVTTQVMGTYGYAAPEYVATGHLYVKSDVYCYGVVLVEMLTGLRALDTNRPSGQHSLGDWIKPHLSDRRKLKRIIDARLEGYPSKSVHHVAQLALHCLESEPKNRPSMQEIVERLEKIGSSSDRPRERRAQSGSPHAVSRRGHQPLQHRSPLHPKPEATESYPLPQRS, encoded by the exons ATGGGAATTTGCTTCAGTTCTGCCTCCGTTGATCAAAGCCCGCCGCAATCTACCAACCAATTCAGCTCAG TGGCGACGTCGGAGGCGACGATGAGGAGCACGATGACGTCTTCGAGCGGCGGCAGCAGCAGCACAATTTCCGCCGGAAGTTGCGGTGGGAGTTTTAGTCCGGCAGGGAAGATGCTTGAGCAGCCGAATTTGAGGGTTTTCACCTTGGCGGAACTCAAGGCGGCGACTCGGAATTTCAGAAGTGATTCAGTGCTTGGAGAAGGAGGTTTTGGGAAAGTTTACAAGGGGTGGGTCGAAGACAGAGCCACCGGCAAAACAACCATAATTGCTGTCAAAAAGTTGAATTCTGAAAGTATGCAAGGGTTTCAAGAGTGGCAG TCTGAGGTGAACTTCCTTGGAAGACTTTCCCATCCCAATCTGGTGAAGCTGTTGGGGTATGGTTTGGAGGACACAGAGCTGCTTCTTGTGTATGAATTCATGGCTAAAGGCAGCTTGGAGAACCATCTCTTTGGAA GGGGCGCGTCTGTGCAGCCGCTTCCATGGGACATTAGGCTCAAGATATTGATCGGAGCAGCTCGTGGTCTGGCCTTCCTGCACGCTTCTGATAGAAAAGTTATCTACAGGGACTTCAAGGCCTCAAACATATTGCTTGATGGA TCATACCATGCCAAGATATCTGACTTTGGCCTAGCAAAGAATGGTCCAACAGCTAGTAAATCCCATGTGACCACACAGGTTATGGGGACATATGGTTATGCAGCTCCGGAATATGTTGCCACTG GGCACTTGTATGTGAAGAGCGATGTGTATTGCTATGGCGTGGTGTTGGTAGAAATGCTGACAGGGCTGCGCGCGCTTGACACCAACCGGCCTTCCGGGCAACACAGCCTGGGTGATTGGATCAAGCCACATCTATCAGATAGGAGGAAGTTGAAGCGCATCATTGATGCCCGGCTAGAAGGCTATCCCAGCAAATCAGTACACCACGTAGCCCAGCTTGCCTTGCATTGCCTCGAAAGTGAGCCCAAAAACAGACCATCCATGCAGGAGATAGTTGAGAGACTGGAAAAAATCGGTTCTTCTAGTGACAGGCCTAGAGAGCGTAGAGCGCAGTCCGGCAGTCCTCATGCAGTGAGTCGCCGTGGCCATCAACCGCTACAGCATCGTTCTCCACTTCATCCTAAACCAGAGGCCACAGAATCCTATCCTCTGCCACAGCGCtcataa